The Candidatus Koribacter versatilis Ellin345 genome has a segment encoding these proteins:
- the rtcA gene encoding RNA 3'-terminal phosphate cyclase yields MIVIDGSQGEGGGQILRTALSLSMVTGQPFTIEKIRANRERGGLLRQHLTAVLAAAEISGANVTGAELGSRTLTFAPQRVTPGDYSFAVGTAGSATLVLQTLLPALMLANKPSNVVVEGGTHNMAAPPFDFLAKTFAPIIESMGPKLKLTLDRYGFYPAGGGKITAEIEPVEKLKQLELLDRGEVLQQNAVALLAHLPRHIADRELETASNILGLAPESTRILGTKNSAGPGNALMIEVQTERHTEIFTAFGKVGISAEKVAEEAAVAAAQYVASSAFACEHLADQLLLPIALAGGGSFTAVRQTMHARTNIEIIRLFLPVSFEISEEENCARVALSTRDRAGVSA; encoded by the coding sequence ATGATTGTTATTGATGGATCACAGGGAGAGGGCGGCGGACAGATCCTGCGCACCGCGCTGAGCCTCTCGATGGTGACGGGGCAGCCTTTCACCATCGAAAAGATTCGCGCCAACCGCGAGCGGGGAGGTCTGCTCCGTCAGCACCTCACAGCCGTATTGGCCGCCGCAGAAATCAGTGGTGCAAATGTAACCGGCGCCGAGCTCGGCTCGCGCACATTGACTTTCGCTCCGCAGCGAGTCACGCCCGGAGATTACAGCTTCGCCGTTGGAACGGCAGGCAGCGCCACACTGGTGCTACAAACGCTTTTGCCCGCATTGATGCTCGCGAACAAACCCAGCAACGTAGTCGTCGAGGGCGGCACTCACAACATGGCCGCGCCTCCTTTCGATTTCCTCGCGAAAACCTTCGCGCCGATTATCGAGAGCATGGGTCCCAAGCTGAAACTTACCCTGGATCGCTATGGCTTCTACCCTGCCGGCGGTGGAAAGATTACCGCAGAGATAGAGCCCGTCGAAAAGCTGAAACAACTCGAACTTCTCGATCGCGGGGAGGTCCTCCAGCAGAACGCCGTTGCGCTGCTCGCACATCTGCCGCGTCACATCGCAGACCGTGAACTCGAGACTGCGTCAAACATCCTCGGGCTCGCGCCGGAGAGCACCCGGATTCTCGGCACCAAAAATTCAGCCGGCCCGGGCAACGCGCTCATGATCGAAGTTCAAACGGAAAGACACACAGAGATATTTACGGCTTTCGGGAAGGTGGGCATCAGCGCCGAGAAGGTCGCCGAAGAAGCGGCCGTCGCGGCCGCGCAGTATGTTGCGTCTTCCGCCTTCGCCTGCGAGCACCTCGCAGATCAACTGTTGTTGCCGATAGCGCTCGCGGGAGGAGGTTCGTTCACGGCCGTGCGGCAGACCATGCACGCGCGCACCAACATCGAGATCATTCGGCTCTTCCTGCCGGTCTCGTTTGAAATCTCTGAAGAGGAGAATTGCGCTCGCGTTGCTCTTTCGACGCGTGACCGGGCGGGCGTTTCTGCCTGA
- the bfr gene encoding bacterioferritin: MKGDPKVIEQLNHALHGEMTAILQYMTQSEMCSNWGYPRLAVLTKARAIEEMRHAEGLIERIMFLDAVPEVTVSLKPEIGANVTEQFKFGLKDEQGAIREYNDAMKICADANDRGTEDLFEHMLVDEERHADFLDAQLHAIEEMGIANYLAQQVKN, encoded by the coding sequence ATGAAAGGCGATCCCAAGGTTATCGAACAACTGAATCACGCGCTGCACGGCGAGATGACAGCAATTCTGCAATACATGACCCAATCGGAAATGTGCAGCAACTGGGGCTATCCGCGGCTAGCGGTGCTGACGAAAGCACGCGCCATTGAAGAGATGCGTCACGCCGAAGGGCTCATCGAGCGCATCATGTTCCTCGACGCCGTGCCGGAAGTGACGGTAAGCCTCAAGCCGGAGATCGGCGCCAACGTGACCGAGCAATTCAAGTTCGGCTTAAAAGATGAGCAGGGTGCGATTCGTGAATACAACGACGCAATGAAGATCTGCGCCGACGCCAACGATCGCGGAACCGAAGACCTCTTCGAGCACATGCTCGTGGACGAAGAGCGCCATGCCGACTTCCTCGACGCACAATTACATGCCATCGAGGAAATGGGAATTGCTAACTACCTCGCACAGCAAGTGAAAAACTAG
- the rtcR gene encoding RNA repair transcriptional activator RtcR, whose protein sequence is MKNRERRPTVVVGLLGTTLDLGKHPDRWQNWRPSVAICRQPDLIVDRFELLHGRREQSLAELVRADIGTASPETEVVLHNVEFSDPWDFEQVYEKLFSFARGYTFDDGEDYLVHITTGTHVAQICLFLLTESRHIPGKLLQSSPDRERGGAGTVKVIDLDLSKYDRIASRFRQEQQEGASFLKGGIETRNEGFNRLIERIEKVANATRDPILLTGPTGAGKSRLARKIFELKKQRHAVAANFVEVNCATLRGDGAMSALFGHSKGAFTGAVTERLGLLRSANGGVLFLDEIGELGLDEQAMLLRAIEEKVFLPLGSDREVKSDFQLIAGTNRDLLQAVRDGKFREDLLARINLWMFQLPGLADRVEDIEPNLAFELEQFAARNGDRVAFNKEAYQHFLQFARSSEAKWSGNFRDLNAAVVRMATLSAGGRISIEIVREEIRRLADSWSRSEGGHPSDLSLVVAPEVLVQMDLFDQLQLAQVVEVCRAARSLSVAGRRLFGVSRTRKATGNDADRLSKYLGRFGLSWNEVRAGSR, encoded by the coding sequence ATGAAGAACCGTGAGCGCCGTCCGACGGTCGTCGTGGGGCTGCTTGGAACCACGCTCGACCTTGGGAAACATCCAGACCGCTGGCAGAACTGGCGACCATCGGTGGCAATTTGTCGGCAGCCGGATCTCATTGTCGACCGCTTTGAGTTATTGCATGGGAGGCGCGAGCAATCGCTGGCCGAGTTGGTGCGAGCGGATATCGGGACGGCGTCGCCAGAGACTGAGGTTGTGCTGCACAACGTCGAGTTCAGCGATCCGTGGGACTTCGAGCAGGTCTACGAGAAGCTGTTCTCGTTTGCGCGCGGCTACACGTTCGACGATGGAGAGGACTACCTTGTGCACATCACGACCGGCACTCACGTCGCGCAGATTTGCCTGTTTCTGCTGACGGAGTCGCGGCATATTCCGGGCAAGTTGCTGCAGTCGTCACCGGACCGCGAACGTGGTGGCGCAGGTACGGTGAAGGTCATCGACCTCGATCTGTCGAAGTACGATCGCATCGCATCGCGATTTCGGCAGGAGCAGCAGGAGGGCGCGTCGTTCCTGAAGGGCGGGATTGAGACGCGGAACGAGGGATTCAACCGGTTGATCGAGCGGATTGAGAAGGTGGCGAATGCGACGCGTGATCCGATCCTGCTCACTGGGCCGACCGGCGCGGGAAAGTCACGATTGGCGCGGAAGATCTTCGAACTAAAGAAGCAGCGTCATGCGGTGGCGGCGAACTTTGTGGAGGTGAACTGCGCGACGCTGCGTGGCGATGGCGCGATGTCGGCGCTGTTTGGGCACAGCAAAGGTGCGTTTACCGGGGCGGTGACCGAACGCCTGGGGTTGTTGCGCTCGGCAAACGGCGGCGTGTTGTTCCTGGATGAAATCGGAGAGCTGGGACTCGATGAGCAGGCGATGCTGTTGCGCGCCATTGAAGAGAAGGTGTTTCTGCCTCTCGGGTCCGACAGGGAAGTGAAGAGCGATTTCCAATTGATTGCGGGGACCAACCGCGACCTGTTGCAAGCGGTCCGGGACGGCAAGTTCCGCGAGGACCTGCTCGCGCGTATTAATCTTTGGATGTTTCAACTGCCCGGTCTCGCCGACCGGGTGGAGGACATTGAGCCGAACCTTGCGTTTGAACTGGAGCAATTCGCGGCGAGAAACGGCGATCGAGTGGCGTTCAACAAGGAGGCGTATCAGCACTTCCTGCAATTCGCGCGATCGTCGGAAGCGAAGTGGTCGGGAAATTTCCGCGATCTGAATGCAGCCGTGGTGCGAATGGCGACGCTATCGGCGGGCGGGCGGATTTCGATTGAGATTGTGAGGGAAGAGATTCGGCGGCTTGCTGACTCATGGTCTCGCAGCGAGGGAGGGCATCCGAGCGATCTTTCTCTTGTCGTCGCCCCGGAAGTTCTCGTGCAGATGGATTTGTTCGATCAGTTGCAGCTTGCCCAGGTCGTCGAAGTTTGTCGGGCCGCGCGATCGCTGTCCGTCGCGGGGCGGCGTCTCTTTGGCGTTTCGAGGACCAGGAAGGCAACGGGGAATGATGCTGATCGTCTCAGCAAATACCTGGGACGGTTTGGATTGTCGTGGAACGAAGTGCGCGCAGGGTCCCGCTAG
- a CDS encoding tyrosine-protein phosphatase yields MVDIHSHILPMVDDGARSWEVAIEMVKIAERDGTTHMVATPHANYEYKYDRESHTKLLAELQGKVGDGIKLILGCDFHFSFDNIEDAVAHPTRYAIGDTRYMLIELSDFSIAPQMPNMIYSLTSKGLVPILTHPERNPILQNKPEKVREWAEMGVLVQVTASAFVGKWGRGVQKLAHWYAEQGLLHVIASDAHSLNHRNPVLSEARKIIAKTYGEDLARAVSETNPMAIVTNQHLPEM; encoded by the coding sequence ATGGTCGACATTCACTCGCATATTCTCCCCATGGTGGACGATGGGGCCCGGTCCTGGGAAGTAGCCATTGAGATGGTGAAAATTGCGGAGCGCGACGGCACTACGCACATGGTCGCCACGCCGCACGCCAACTACGAATACAAGTACGATCGCGAGAGCCATACCAAGTTGCTCGCCGAACTCCAGGGCAAAGTGGGGGACGGGATTAAGCTGATCCTGGGCTGCGATTTTCATTTTTCCTTCGACAACATTGAAGACGCAGTGGCGCACCCGACGCGATACGCGATCGGCGACACGCGCTACATGCTGATCGAACTGAGCGATTTCAGCATCGCGCCGCAGATGCCGAACATGATCTATTCGCTGACGTCGAAGGGGCTGGTGCCGATCCTTACCCATCCTGAGCGCAATCCGATCCTGCAGAACAAGCCCGAGAAGGTCCGCGAGTGGGCGGAAATGGGTGTGCTGGTGCAGGTGACGGCGTCGGCGTTCGTGGGCAAATGGGGCCGCGGCGTGCAGAAACTTGCGCACTGGTACGCCGAACAAGGGCTGTTACACGTGATTGCCAGCGACGCGCATAGCCTCAATCATCGCAACCCGGTGTTGTCAGAAGCGCGCAAGATTATTGCGAAAACGTATGGCGAGGACCTTGCACGCGCGGTGTCGGAGACCAATCCGATGGCCATTGTTACGAACCAGCATCTGCCTGAGATGTGA
- a CDS encoding RtcB family protein: MTDSTYNVFAPASGVPIKAWTKGVPVEDQAKQQLMNVAQMPFVFKWVAAMPDVHWGIGATIGSVIPTKGAIIPAAVGVDIGCGMMAVQTSLHANQLPENLHAIREAIELAVPHGRTNNGRAGDRGAWSDIPERNLNTWGELKPRYDAILAKHPKLDRGNHANHLGTLGTGNHFIEVCLDESDNVWFMLHSGSRGVGNRMGSYFIELARKDMERFFITLPDRDLAYFPEHTEHFHEYVEAVEWAQDFARWNRHLMMQQIVDAVRRSGQVPEFTAEVQAINCHHNYVARENHFGENILVTRKGAVRARLGDMGIIPGSMGARSFIVRGKGNVESFHSCSHGAGRAMSRNEAKKRFTVEDHVRMTAGVECRKDADVIDETPAAYKPIDDVMAAQSDLVEIVYTLHQVVCVKG, from the coding sequence ATGACTGACAGCACTTACAACGTCTTTGCCCCGGCGAGCGGGGTTCCGATCAAGGCCTGGACCAAGGGTGTGCCCGTGGAAGATCAGGCAAAGCAGCAACTGATGAACGTTGCGCAGATGCCCTTCGTCTTCAAGTGGGTCGCCGCCATGCCTGACGTGCACTGGGGAATCGGAGCGACCATCGGCAGCGTGATCCCTACCAAGGGCGCGATCATCCCCGCTGCGGTTGGCGTGGATATCGGCTGCGGCATGATGGCGGTTCAGACCAGCTTGCACGCGAACCAGTTGCCGGAAAACCTGCACGCGATTCGCGAAGCGATAGAGTTGGCTGTCCCGCACGGACGCACCAACAACGGCCGCGCTGGCGACCGCGGAGCGTGGAGTGATATTCCCGAGCGCAACCTCAACACTTGGGGCGAGTTGAAGCCGCGTTATGACGCAATCCTCGCCAAGCATCCGAAGTTGGACCGCGGCAACCACGCGAACCATCTCGGTACGCTCGGCACGGGAAACCACTTCATCGAGGTGTGCCTCGATGAATCGGACAACGTCTGGTTCATGCTGCACAGCGGATCGCGCGGCGTCGGCAACCGCATGGGAAGTTACTTCATTGAACTTGCCCGCAAGGACATGGAGCGCTTCTTCATCACTTTGCCGGACCGCGACCTCGCGTACTTTCCGGAGCACACCGAGCACTTCCACGAATACGTGGAAGCGGTCGAGTGGGCACAGGATTTCGCGCGCTGGAACCGTCACTTGATGATGCAGCAGATTGTGGATGCAGTCCGGCGTTCGGGGCAGGTGCCGGAGTTTACCGCTGAAGTACAGGCGATCAACTGCCACCACAACTACGTGGCCCGCGAGAACCACTTCGGCGAAAACATTCTCGTGACCCGAAAGGGCGCGGTACGTGCGCGCCTCGGCGATATGGGAATCATTCCCGGCAGTATGGGAGCACGCTCGTTCATTGTTCGCGGTAAAGGCAACGTCGAGAGCTTCCATAGCTGCAGCCACGGTGCGGGACGCGCGATGTCACGCAACGAGGCGAAGAAGCGCTTCACCGTGGAAGACCACGTACGTATGACCGCTGGTGTCGAGTGTCGCAAGGATGCCGATGTGATCGACGAGACTCCGGCTGCGTATAAGCCCATTGACGACGTGATGGCAGCGCAGTCGGACTTGGTCGAGATCGTCTACACCTTGCACCAGGTGGTCTGCGTAAAGGGATGA